A window of the Fuscovulum sp. genome harbors these coding sequences:
- a CDS encoding IclR family transcriptional regulator C-terminal domain-containing protein translates to MTIPERDIMGGLAKGLAVIETFSADRPRQSISDVAVASGLDRATARRCLLTLAQLGYADWDGKFFTLTPRVLRLGTACLATLPLPQIVQPHLDRLSDRIGESTSVSILDGSDIVYVARAAQRKVMSISLNPGSRLPAYCTSMGRVLLAALPDAAACQQLGAGPFPARTDRTLTTLEGVMAEIGQVRGRGYAVIDQEVEIGLQSLAVPLLDARGKTVAAINVGVPGQGDPAALPQRFLDHLVQVQSQLRHLLT, encoded by the coding sequence ATGACCATTCCTGAACGCGACATCATGGGCGGCTTGGCCAAAGGGTTGGCGGTGATCGAAACCTTTTCCGCCGACCGTCCGCGCCAATCGATCAGCGATGTGGCGGTGGCGAGTGGGCTTGACCGGGCCACGGCGCGGCGCTGCCTGCTGACGCTGGCGCAACTGGGCTATGCGGATTGGGACGGAAAGTTCTTTACGCTGACGCCGCGGGTGTTGCGGCTGGGCACAGCCTGCCTTGCCACGCTGCCGCTGCCGCAGATCGTGCAACCCCATCTGGACCGGTTGTCCGACAGGATCGGGGAGAGCACCTCGGTGTCGATCCTTGATGGGTCTGATATCGTCTATGTGGCCCGTGCGGCGCAGCGGAAGGTTATGTCGATCTCGCTTAATCCCGGGTCGCGGTTGCCTGCCTATTGCACGAGCATGGGGCGCGTGTTGCTGGCGGCCTTGCCGGATGCCGCGGCCTGTCAGCAGCTGGGGGCCGGGCCGTTTCCGGCGCGGACGGATAGAACCCTTACCACGCTGGAAGGCGTCATGGCCGAGATAGGGCAGGTGCGGGGGCGGGGATATGCGGTGATCGATCAGGAGGTAGAGATCGGCCTGCAATCCTTGGCCGTGCCGTTGCTGGATGCCAGAGGCAAGACGGTTGCGGCCATCAATGTCGGGGTGCCGGGGCAGGGCGATCCGGCTGCCTTGCCGCAGCGGTTTCTGGATCATCTTGTGCAAGTTCAGTCGCAACTGCGCCATTTGCTGACGTGA
- a CDS encoding 3-oxoacid CoA-transferase subunit A encodes MDKTLPDLATAVAGISDGMTVMIGGFGGSGAPIELIHALIDRFLATGHPRDLTVVNNNAGNGHVGLAALIEAGMVRKLICSFPRSADPVVFTEAFLAGRIELELVPQGTLAERIRAGGAGIPAFYTPTSYGTDLARGKPVAEFDGRPYVQERWLKADVALIKAHLGDQLGNLTYRMAGRNFNPLMCMAAATTIVQVTRILPPGGLDPEAVITPGIFVQGLVQVANPAQEETLNRAKAVYPEVSA; translated from the coding sequence ATGGACAAGACCCTTCCCGACCTTGCCACCGCCGTGGCGGGAATTTCGGATGGCATGACGGTGATGATCGGCGGCTTTGGCGGATCAGGGGCGCCGATCGAACTGATCCACGCGCTGATTGACCGCTTTCTCGCCACCGGCCATCCCCGCGACCTGACGGTGGTGAACAACAACGCTGGCAACGGCCATGTCGGCCTTGCGGCATTGATCGAAGCCGGAATGGTGCGCAAGCTGATCTGTTCCTTTCCCCGCTCGGCCGATCCCGTGGTGTTCACCGAAGCCTTTCTCGCGGGCCGGATCGAACTGGAACTGGTCCCCCAGGGCACATTGGCCGAACGCATCCGCGCGGGCGGGGCCGGCATCCCGGCCTTCTACACACCCACCAGCTACGGCACCGATCTGGCACGCGGCAAACCGGTCGCGGAATTCGACGGTCGGCCCTATGTGCAGGAACGCTGGCTTAAGGCCGATGTCGCGCTGATTAAAGCGCATCTTGGCGATCAGTTGGGAAACCTGACCTACCGGATGGCAGGGCGCAACTTCAACCCGCTGATGTGCATGGCCGCGGCAACCACCATCGTTCAGGTCACCCGCATCCTTCCCCCCGGCGGGCTCGACCCCGAAGCAGTGATCACCCCCGGCATCTTTGTGCAGGGCCTCGTGCAGGTGGCCAATCCCGCGCAGGAAGAAACCCTGAACCGCGCCAAGGCCGTCTATCCAGAGGTATCGGCATGA
- the pcaF gene encoding 3-oxoadipyl-CoA thiolase — translation MTPVYICDYIRTPIGRFGGALSPVRADDLAAVPLRALMARHSGLDWAALADVVFGCANQAGEDNRNVARMAVLLAGLPVEVPGTTINRLCGSGMDAVLVAARQIAAGEADLMIAGGVESMSRAPFVMPKADSAFSRHAEIHDTTIGWRFINKAMQAAYGTDSMPQTGQNVADDYGISREAQDLMALSSQAKAAAAQANGRLAQEITPVTIPQKKGDALVIDRDEHPRTTTIEALAKLKPLFPNGSVTAGNASGVNDGAAALILTSEAGAKRHGLTPIARVLGGATAGVPPRIMGIGPAPASQKLLARLGLHQSDFDVIELNEAFAAQGIATLRQLGIADDDPRVNRNGGAIALGHPLGMSGARITGTAALELAAIGGRRSLSTMCIGVGQGIAIALERV, via the coding sequence ATGACCCCCGTCTACATCTGCGATTACATCCGCACCCCGATTGGGCGCTTTGGCGGGGCCTTGTCCCCGGTGCGGGCCGATGATCTGGCGGCGGTGCCGCTCCGGGCATTGATGGCGCGCCATTCCGGTTTGGACTGGGCCGCCTTGGCCGATGTCGTCTTTGGCTGCGCCAATCAGGCAGGCGAAGACAACCGCAACGTCGCCCGCATGGCCGTGCTGTTGGCTGGTCTACCGGTCGAGGTGCCGGGCACCACGATCAACCGCCTCTGCGGATCGGGCATGGATGCGGTACTGGTCGCCGCGCGCCAGATTGCCGCCGGCGAGGCCGACTTGATGATCGCTGGCGGGGTGGAATCGATGTCCCGCGCTCCGTTTGTCATGCCCAAGGCCGACAGCGCCTTTTCCCGCCATGCAGAAATCCATGACACCACCATCGGCTGGCGCTTCATCAACAAGGCAATGCAGGCGGCCTATGGCACGGATTCCATGCCCCAGACCGGCCAGAACGTCGCCGATGACTATGGCATCAGCCGCGAAGCACAGGATCTGATGGCGCTCTCCTCGCAGGCCAAGGCCGCTGCGGCGCAGGCCAACGGGAGGCTGGCGCAGGAAATCACCCCCGTCACCATCCCCCAGAAAAAGGGCGATGCACTGGTCATCGACCGCGACGAACATCCCCGCACCACCACGATTGAGGCACTGGCCAAGCTCAAACCGCTTTTCCCAAACGGATCGGTCACCGCAGGCAACGCCTCCGGCGTCAATGATGGCGCGGCGGCCTTGATCCTCACCTCTGAGGCAGGGGCAAAGCGCCATGGCCTGACCCCCATCGCACGGGTTCTGGGCGGCGCAACGGCAGGGGTTCCGCCGCGCATCATGGGCATTGGCCCGGCGCCAGCCAGCCAGAAACTGCTGGCGCGCCTCGGCCTGCACCAATCCGATTTCGATGTGATCGAGTTGAACGAGGCCTTCGCCGCCCAAGGCATCGCCACCCTGCGCCAGTTGGGCATCGCCGACGATGACCCGCGCGTGAACCGCAATGGCGGGGCCATTGCGCTCGGCCATCCGCTCGGCATGTCGGGCGCGCGCATCACGGGCACAGCCGCGCTGGAACTTGCCGCGATCGGCGGGCGGCGATCACTTTCGACAATGTGCATCGGCGTGGGTCAGGGCATCGCCATCGCGTTGGAACGGGTCTGA
- a CDS encoding Hint domain-containing protein: protein MATMNTGLGGAAGYGEQSFRTSTVSGNLDDGFVNVNVTSVFGAGGMNINGTSYTSMFISSNGLITFASGVTSYTPTALTALGQPSLAPFWTDADINKGGEIYWDLDPTTGKITVTWLNVAAFQGPGTNSFQVVISATGGGDFAVEYIYQNIGYTNGYTGHATTGLSNGVTQTLLEGSGDPALLSSYSTNDFDVNTPVGVYGLGFEGGTTFVGDGIVDGTAGNDLINAAYTGDPNGDRVDAGDATGFGGTTGDGDYIRAGAGNDTVIAGLGNDVIFGGDGADSIQGGYGADTVDGGIGNDTIDGGSGNDSLEGGAGDDVITGGVTGAAVTYTPTYVEVLGPTAAVTAAAGRANFSVQSVSNENDLTSSISGTAGNNGTLTGFRIGNADSNETHTHTASSQIAGGRLLFNGMDTNEAATIRIDGVTLNLNTAVANGTVTFNGAGLYGLNGSGQIVRSTGTSLNPTGVGTLTINVPYTSLTVVATGPTISLSPGFFYEYLVNTQPLNVAAEAGGNDTLSGGAGNDVLSGGDGNDSLAGGDDNDQLFGGTGNDTLSGDLGNDTLQGEDGDDTLSGGAGADSLVGGIGNDSLLGDGGADTLAGGDGNDRLFGGADNDSLSGDLGNDTLQGDDGDDTLSGGDGVDSLLGGVGNDVLFGGAGTDALFGGDGSDTLTGGADADVLDGGAGFDVADYSASATGVTINLQTGAASGGDAQGDTLTSIEGVIGSGGNDALTAGASGGTLFGGAGNDTLQGGAGNDALTGGDGSDTLQGGAGNDTLSGGIGSDTAIFTGPVTDYSFDFAPGNVLIVTDSVAGRDGVDRLDGVEFATFNGVTYRVISGDDGANTTLQGPNDGVPSLIIAHDGADWGGGHATSDVVFGGAGNDTLDGGDGNDTLVGEGDDDLLRGDGGNDALFGGAGNDTLQGGAGNDALTGGDGGDTLQGGAGNDTLSGGIGSDTAIFTGPVTDYSFDFAPGNVLIVTDSVAGRDGVDRLDGVEFATFNGVTYRVISGDDGSNTTLQGPNDGVPSLIIAHDGADWGGGHATSDVVFGGAGNDTLDGGDGNDTLVGEGDDDLLRGDGGNDALFGGTGNDTLQGGAGNDRLEGGDGNDLLEGGDGADTQIGGSGDDTIRLTGVGDVVDGGESAGDNDVLDLSNWGWRNTNILYDPGSTQSGTVQFLDTNGAILGSMQFSNFETVIPCFTPGTLIKTRRGEVAVERLRAGDEVLTRDHGYRPLVWTGHRALSAADLIANPQLRPVRIAAGALGQGLPRQDMLVSPQHRMLIEGARAEMLFGEAEVLVAAVHLVGVPGIERVVPPGVTYVHILFDEHEIVCADGAWSESFQPAKRMLAGMGADQAEEIRMLFPELAERDAAFVSARLTLKAHEAQVLLAA, encoded by the coding sequence ATGGCGACGATGAATACAGGGCTTGGCGGGGCAGCGGGGTATGGGGAGCAATCCTTCAGAACCTCGACCGTTTCCGGCAACCTTGATGATGGCTTCGTGAATGTGAACGTCACTTCGGTCTTTGGGGCCGGGGGGATGAACATCAACGGGACCAGCTACACGTCGATGTTCATCAGCTCGAACGGTCTGATCACCTTTGCGTCGGGGGTCACGTCCTATACGCCCACCGCGCTGACCGCGCTGGGCCAGCCATCACTGGCGCCGTTCTGGACCGATGCGGATATCAACAAGGGCGGGGAAATCTATTGGGATCTTGATCCGACGACGGGCAAGATCACCGTGACATGGCTGAATGTTGCGGCCTTTCAGGGCCCAGGGACAAACAGCTTTCAGGTTGTCATCAGCGCGACGGGCGGCGGCGATTTCGCGGTCGAGTATATCTACCAGAACATCGGCTACACCAACGGCTATACCGGCCATGCCACCACCGGCCTGTCGAATGGTGTGACCCAGACCCTGCTGGAAGGGTCGGGCGATCCGGCGCTTTTGTCGAGCTATTCCACGAATGATTTCGACGTCAACACGCCGGTCGGTGTCTATGGTCTTGGCTTTGAGGGCGGCACCACCTTTGTCGGCGACGGGATCGTCGACGGGACGGCTGGCAACGACCTGATCAACGCGGCCTATACGGGCGATCCGAATGGCGACCGTGTGGATGCGGGGGATGCGACGGGTTTTGGCGGCACAACGGGGGATGGCGATTACATCCGCGCGGGGGCCGGCAATGACACGGTCATCGCGGGGCTGGGCAACGATGTCATCTTCGGGGGCGACGGGGCGGATTCGATCCAGGGCGGTTACGGCGCCGATACGGTGGATGGCGGTATCGGGAACGACACCATCGATGGCGGTTCGGGCAATGACAGCCTAGAGGGCGGTGCCGGGGATGACGTGATCACTGGCGGGGTGACCGGGGCTGCGGTGACCTATACGCCCACTTATGTTGAGGTTCTGGGCCCCACCGCGGCGGTGACGGCAGCGGCAGGGCGGGCGAATTTCTCGGTCCAGTCGGTTTCGAATGAGAATGACCTGACCTCCAGCATCAGCGGGACGGCGGGCAACAACGGCACCCTTACCGGCTTTCGCATCGGCAACGCGGATTCGAACGAGACGCATACCCACACCGCATCGTCGCAGATCGCGGGCGGTCGCCTCTTGTTCAACGGGATGGACACCAACGAGGCCGCCACGATCCGTATTGACGGCGTGACGCTGAATCTGAACACGGCGGTCGCCAATGGCACGGTCACATTCAATGGTGCTGGGCTTTATGGTCTGAACGGTTCCGGGCAGATCGTGCGCAGCACCGGGACAAGCCTGAACCCGACCGGTGTCGGAACCCTTACGATCAACGTCCCCTATACCAGCCTGACCGTGGTTGCGACGGGCCCGACGATCAGCCTCTCGCCCGGCTTCTTTTACGAATATCTTGTGAATACCCAACCTTTGAACGTTGCGGCAGAGGCGGGCGGGAATGACACGCTGTCCGGCGGGGCGGGGAATGACGTTCTGTCCGGTGGCGATGGCAATGACTCGCTGGCGGGTGGCGATGACAATGACCAGCTTTTCGGCGGCACGGGCAATGACACCCTGTCAGGTGATCTGGGCAATGACACGCTGCAAGGGGAAGATGGCGACGATACCCTCTCTGGTGGGGCTGGCGCGGATTCCCTTGTTGGCGGTATCGGCAATGACAGCCTTTTGGGCGATGGCGGGGCGGACACGCTGGCCGGGGGCGATGGCAATGATCGCCTGTTCGGTGGCGCTGACAATGACAGCCTAAGCGGCGATCTAGGCAATGACACGCTGCAAGGCGATGATGGGGACGATACGCTTTCCGGCGGAGACGGGGTGGACTCGCTGCTGGGGGGCGTGGGCAATGACGTCCTGTTCGGCGGGGCCGGGACGGATGCGCTGTTCGGCGGTGATGGCAGCGACACGCTGACCGGCGGGGCAGATGCGGATGTGCTGGACGGCGGCGCCGGGTTTGATGTGGCCGATTACTCGGCCTCTGCGACGGGTGTCACGATCAACCTGCAAACCGGCGCGGCAAGCGGGGGCGATGCGCAAGGCGATACCCTCACCAGCATCGAGGGTGTGATCGGTTCCGGCGGGAATGACGCGCTGACAGCCGGTGCGTCTGGCGGCACGCTGTTCGGCGGAGCTGGCAACGACACGTTGCAGGGTGGCGCAGGCAATGATGCGCTGACCGGCGGTGATGGCAGCGATACCCTGCAGGGCGGCGCAGGCAATGACACGCTGAGCGGCGGGATCGGGTCGGATACAGCGATCTTTACCGGGCCGGTGACCGATTACAGTTTTGATTTCGCGCCGGGCAACGTGCTGATCGTGACCGACAGCGTTGCGGGCCGTGACGGGGTGGATCGGCTGGACGGGGTGGAGTTCGCCACGTTCAACGGGGTCACTTATCGCGTGATTTCGGGAGATGACGGGGCGAACACCACGCTGCAGGGGCCGAATGATGGCGTGCCCAGCCTGATCATCGCGCATGACGGCGCGGATTGGGGCGGCGGGCATGCGACCAGCGATGTGGTCTTTGGCGGGGCGGGGAACGATACGCTCGACGGCGGGGACGGCAACGATACGCTAGTGGGCGAGGGCGACGATGACTTGCTGCGCGGCGATGGCGGCAATGACGCGCTGTTCGGCGGGGCGGGCAACGACACGCTGCAGGGTGGCGCGGGCAATGATGCGCTGACCGGTGGTGATGGCGGCGATACCCTGCAGGGCGGCGCAGGCAATGACACGCTGAGCGGCGGGATCGGGTCGGACACGGCGATCTTTACCGGGCCGGTGACCGATTACAGCTTTGATTTCGCGCCGGGCAACGTGCTGATCGTGACCGACAGCGTTGCGGGCCGTGACGGGGTGGATCGGCTGGACGGGGTGGAGTTCGCCACGTTCAACGGGGTCACTTATCGTGTGATTTCGGGCGATGACGGGTCGAACACCACGCTGCAGGGGCCGAATGATGGCGTGCCCAGCCTGATCATCGCGCATGACGGCGCGGATTGGGGCGGCGGGCATGCGACCAGCGATGTGGTCTTTGGCGGGGCGGGGAACGATACGCTCGACGGCGGGGACGGCAACGATACGCTGGTGGGCGAGGGCGACGATGACCTGCTGCGCGGCGATGGCGGCAATGACGCGCTGTTCGGCGGCACTGGCAACGACACGCTGCAGGGTGGCGCGGGCAATGACCGTCTGGAAGGCGGCGACGGCAATGACCTGCTGGAAGGCGGCGATGGTGCGGACACCCAGATCGGCGGCAGCGGCGATGATACGATCCGGCTGACGGGCGTTGGCGATGTGGTCGATGGGGGCGAAAGCGCCGGAGACAATGACGTTCTGGACCTGTCCAACTGGGGCTGGCGGAACACCAACATCCTCTACGATCCGGGCAGCACGCAAAGCGGCACGGTGCAGTTTCTTGATACGAACGGCGCTATCCTCGGGTCGATGCAGTTTTCGAATTTCGAGACGGTCATTCCCTGTTTCACGCCGGGAACCCTGATCAAGACGCGTCGGGGCGAGGTGGCAGTGGAAAGGTTGCGGGCCGGGGATGAGGTGTTGACGCGCGACCATGGCTATCGGCCGCTGGTCTGGACGGGGCATCGCGCGCTGTCGGCGGCAGATCTGATCGCCAATCCGCAGTTGCGCCCGGTGCGGATTGCGGCGGGGGCGCTGGGCCAGGGGCTGCCACGGCAGGACATGTTGGTGTCGCCGCAGCATCGCATGCTGATCGAAGGCGCACGGGCCGAGATGCTGTTTGGCGAGGCCGAGGTTCTGGTGGCGGCGGTGCACCTGGTGGGCGTGCCGGGGATCGAGCGGGTGGTGCCGCCGGGTGTGACCTATGTGCACATCCTGTTCGACGAACATGAGATCGTCTGCGCCGACGGGGCGTGGAGCGAGAGTTTCCAACCGGCCAAGCGGATGCTGGCGGGCATGGGGGCCGATCAGGCGGAGGAAATCCGCATGCTGTTCCCGGAACTGGCAGAGCGAGACGCTGCCTTCGTTTCGGCCCGGCTGACCTTGAAGGCGCATGAGGCGCAGGTCTTGCTGGCCGCGTGA
- a CDS encoding 3-oxoacid CoA-transferase subunit B, with translation MTTKLSPTQMAWRAAQDIADGAYVNLGIGFPEMVAKFQPPGREAIFHTENGILGFGEAPPPGQEDWDLINAGKKAVTLKPGTAFFHHADSFAMVRGGHLDVAILGAYEVAQSGDLANWSTGPKGVPAVGGAMDLVHGAKRVAVITDHVTKDGKPKLLKACTLPLTGVACVTRVYSSLAVIDIEAGRFVLREKLPSLSLDELQSLTGADLLIPGPVADLIVPEL, from the coding sequence ATGACCACGAAACTCTCTCCCACCCAGATGGCCTGGCGCGCGGCGCAAGACATTGCCGACGGGGCCTATGTCAACCTTGGCATCGGCTTTCCAGAAATGGTCGCAAAGTTCCAACCGCCCGGGCGCGAGGCGATCTTTCACACCGAAAACGGCATCCTCGGCTTTGGCGAGGCGCCCCCGCCGGGACAAGAAGACTGGGATCTGATCAACGCAGGGAAAAAGGCCGTCACGCTGAAACCCGGCACCGCCTTCTTCCACCATGCCGACAGCTTTGCCATGGTGCGCGGCGGGCATCTGGATGTGGCGATCCTTGGCGCCTACGAGGTCGCGCAGTCCGGCGATCTGGCGAACTGGTCCACCGGGCCAAAGGGTGTGCCTGCCGTCGGCGGCGCAATGGACCTGGTCCATGGGGCAAAGCGCGTGGCGGTCATCACCGACCATGTCACAAAGGACGGCAAGCCCAAACTTCTGAAAGCCTGCACCCTGCCGCTGACCGGGGTGGCCTGCGTCACCCGCGTCTATTCCAGCCTCGCGGTGATCGACATCGAAGCCGGCCGCTTCGTCCTGCGGGAAAAGCTGCCCAGCTTGTCGCTGGATGAATTGCAATCGCTGACCGGGGCAGACCTGCTGATCCCCGGTCCCGTCGCCGATCTGATCGTACCGGAGCTGTAA